In Rhodovulum sulfidophilum DSM 1374, the following are encoded in one genomic region:
- a CDS encoding alkene reductase produces the protein MTEPKLFTPFAAGDIALANRVVMAPLTRNRAEHETLAPTDLHVTYYTQRAGAGLIVTEGAQISPEGQGYLDTPGIYSDLQVERWRKVTDAVHAAGGRIAIQLWHVGRVSHVSLLPGGQAPVAPSAVPADGVKTFTAEGFTDVSAPRALETAEISRILGDYRKAAANAMSAGFDGVEIHGANGYLIDQFLRDGTNRRTDGYGGPIENRCRFLFEVVETVADEIGAGRTGLRLSPFSNANGISDSDPFAVFSQAISGLNRFGLAFLHMVEGQTGGPRDWPEGRGIPELRAMFEGPYIANNGYDRASALAAVESGAADMVAFGRPFISNPDLVERLRQGAGLAEPNRETMYGGGAEGLIDYPALDAARPA, from the coding sequence ATGACCGAGCCCAAGCTCTTCACGCCCTTCGCCGCCGGCGACATCGCCTTGGCGAACCGCGTCGTGATGGCACCGCTGACCCGCAACCGCGCCGAGCACGAGACGCTGGCGCCGACCGATCTGCATGTCACCTATTACACCCAGCGTGCCGGGGCCGGGCTGATCGTGACCGAGGGCGCGCAGATCTCGCCCGAGGGGCAGGGCTATCTCGACACGCCCGGCATCTATTCCGACCTGCAGGTCGAGCGCTGGCGCAAGGTGACCGACGCCGTGCATGCGGCGGGCGGGCGGATCGCGATCCAGCTCTGGCATGTTGGGCGGGTGTCGCATGTCTCGCTTCTGCCCGGCGGTCAGGCGCCGGTCGCGCCCTCCGCCGTTCCGGCCGACGGGGTCAAGACCTTCACCGCCGAGGGCTTCACCGATGTTTCGGCGCCGCGTGCGCTGGAGACGGCCGAGATCTCCCGGATCCTTGGCGATTACCGCAAGGCCGCCGCGAATGCGATGTCGGCGGGGTTCGACGGGGTCGAGATCCATGGCGCCAACGGCTATCTGATCGACCAGTTCCTGCGCGACGGCACCAATCGCCGGACCGACGGCTATGGCGGCCCGATCGAGAATCGCTGCCGGTTCCTGTTCGAGGTGGTCGAGACCGTCGCGGACGAGATCGGCGCGGGTCGTACCGGGCTGCGGCTGAGCCCGTTCTCGAACGCGAACGGCATTTCCGACAGCGATCCCTTCGCGGTCTTCTCGCAGGCGATTTCCGGGCTGAACCGCTTTGGTCTTGCCTTCCTGCACATGGTCGAAGGCCAGACCGGCGGGCCGCGCGACTGGCCCGAGGGCCGCGGCATCCCCGAGCTGCGGGCGATGTTCGAGGGGCCCTATATCGCCAATAACGGCTATGACCGGGCCTCGGCGCTGGCCGCGGTCGAGAGCGGCGCCGCCGACATGGTGGCCTTCGGCCGCCCGTTCATCTCGAACCCCGATCTGGTCGAGCGGCTGCGGCAGGGCGCCGGGCTGGCCGAGCCGAACCGGGAGACCATGTATGGCGGCGGCGCCGAGGGGCTGATCGATTACCCCGCGCTCGACGCGGCCCGCCCGGCCTGA
- the acpS gene encoding holo-ACP synthase, with protein sequence MILGIGTDLANIDRIAATLERFGDRFRTRVFTEAEQAKAERRADAAGTYAKRWAAKEACSKALGTGLRMGISWKDMAVTNLPTGQPVMALTGWAAERLAEMTPPGHEALVHVSLTDDHPWAQAFVVIEARPRHAAPPTR encoded by the coding sequence ATGATCCTCGGCATCGGCACCGATCTGGCCAATATCGACCGCATCGCCGCGACGCTGGAGCGATTCGGCGACCGGTTCCGGACCCGCGTCTTCACCGAGGCCGAGCAGGCCAAGGCCGAGCGCCGGGCCGATGCCGCGGGCACCTATGCCAAGCGCTGGGCCGCCAAGGAGGCCTGCTCGAAGGCGCTGGGCACCGGGCTCCGGATGGGCATTTCCTGGAAGGACATGGCGGTCACCAACCTGCCAACCGGCCAGCCGGTGATGGCGCTGACCGGCTGGGCGGCCGAGCGGCTGGCCGAGATGACCCCGCCCGGGCATGAGGCGCTGGTGCATGTCTCGCTGACCGACGACCACCCCTGGGCGCAGGCCTTCGTGGTGATCGAGGCGCGACCGCGACACGCAGCGCCCCCAACGCGGTAA
- the lepB gene encoding signal peptidase I, which translates to MAKTDEKAGGGLWETVKTIFWALLIAGVFRTLFFQPFWIPSGSMKDTLLIGDFLFVNKMAYGYSRYSCPFGICPFSGRILSSEPERGDVVVFRHPVSNSDYIKRLVGLPGDTVQMREGVLYINGAPVEVEPAGIFKEPYQKQGPMGYYPECENAPVGIGGTCMKGRSIETLPNGVSHDILNITDRGARDTTPVYTVPEGEYFVLGDNRDNSRDSRYAQANGGVGFVPAENLIGRADRIMFSSAGRSLFFIWTWRPDRFFKAIE; encoded by the coding sequence ATGGCGAAGACGGACGAAAAGGCGGGCGGCGGTCTCTGGGAGACGGTCAAGACGATCTTCTGGGCGCTGCTGATCGCGGGCGTGTTCCGGACGCTGTTCTTCCAGCCGTTCTGGATCCCGTCGGGCAGCATGAAGGACACGCTGCTGATCGGCGATTTCCTCTTCGTCAACAAGATGGCCTATGGCTATTCGCGCTATTCCTGCCCGTTCGGCATTTGCCCGTTCTCGGGCCGGATCCTGAGTTCGGAACCCGAGCGCGGCGATGTCGTCGTGTTCCGCCACCCGGTCAGCAATTCGGACTATATCAAGCGGCTGGTCGGCCTGCCCGGCGACACCGTGCAGATGCGCGAGGGCGTGCTTTACATCAACGGCGCGCCGGTCGAGGTCGAACCCGCCGGGATCTTCAAGGAGCCCTACCAGAAGCAGGGGCCGATGGGCTATTATCCGGAATGCGAAAACGCACCGGTCGGCATCGGCGGCACCTGCATGAAGGGCCGCTCGATCGAGACCCTGCCGAATGGCGTCAGCCATGACATCCTGAACATCACCGACCGCGGCGCGCGCGACACCACCCCGGTCTATACCGTGCCCGAGGGCGAATATTTCGTGCTGGGCGACAACCGCGACAACAGCCGCGACAGCCGCTATGCCCAGGCCAATGGCGGCGTCGGCTTCGTGCCCGCCGAGAACCTGATCGGCCGGGCCGACCGGATCATGTTCTCGTCCGCAGGCCGGTCGCTGTTCTTCATCTGGACCTGGCGTCCGGACCGGTTCTTCAAGGCGATCGAGTGA
- the rnc gene encoding ribonuclease III: MKLAADLIAFSRRLGHDFARPELLLRAVTHSSLSSPTRPDNQRLEFLGDRVLGLVMAEALLKADRAASEGQLAPRFNALVRREACADVAREIGLGDVLKLGRSEMMSGGRRKEALLADAMEAVIAAVYRDAGFETARDMVLRLWGARIEQVKPDARDAKTALQEWAQARGQQPPRYVEIAREGPDHAPVFTIAARLETGEEAKATAGAKRQAEQAAAAALLKALHRSPS, encoded by the coding sequence GTGAAACTCGCCGCAGATCTGATCGCCTTCTCGCGGCGCCTGGGCCATGACTTCGCCCGGCCCGAGCTGCTGTTGCGCGCCGTCACCCATTCCTCGCTGTCGAGCCCGACCCGCCCCGACAACCAGCGGCTGGAATTCCTCGGCGACCGGGTGCTGGGGCTGGTGATGGCCGAGGCGCTTCTGAAGGCCGATCGTGCCGCCTCGGAAGGTCAGCTCGCGCCCCGCTTCAACGCGCTGGTGCGCCGCGAGGCCTGCGCCGATGTGGCCCGCGAGATCGGGCTTGGCGACGTGCTGAAGCTGGGCCGATCCGAGATGATGTCGGGCGGACGGCGCAAGGAGGCGCTCCTGGCCGATGCGATGGAGGCGGTGATCGCCGCGGTCTATCGCGATGCCGGCTTCGAGACCGCCCGCGATATGGTGCTGCGGCTCTGGGGCGCGCGGATCGAGCAGGTCAAGCCCGATGCCCGCGACGCCAAGACCGCGCTGCAGGAATGGGCCCAGGCCCGCGGTCAGCAGCCGCCGCGCTATGTCGAGATCGCGCGCGAGGGCCCCGACCACGCCCCCGTCTTCACCATCGCCGCGCGGCTTGAAACCGGCGAGGAGGCAAAGGCTACCGCCGGTGCCAAGCGGCAGGCCGAACAGGCCGCCGCCGCCGCGCTGCTCAAGGCCCTGCACCGGTCGCCGTCCTGA
- a CDS encoding bacterioferritin: MSNDQTIKDLQTALEMEMTAGHQYQLHAQVLDDWGLDLLAAKMREEMQEEIGHSDLFMQRIIFLGGTPEIRFQKQPVRAESLEQMFELDAADEQEAIDVYSKAAQRAMEVGDIGSRTLFEKIVLDEEGHKDWLDTQLALIRRLGEQAYSAKQVSGPGAGED; the protein is encoded by the coding sequence ATGTCGAATGACCAGACCATCAAGGACCTTCAGACCGCGCTCGAAATGGAGATGACCGCAGGCCATCAGTACCAGCTGCATGCGCAGGTGCTCGACGACTGGGGGCTCGACCTGCTGGCCGCCAAGATGCGCGAGGAGATGCAGGAGGAAATCGGCCATTCCGACCTGTTCATGCAGCGGATCATCTTCCTTGGCGGCACGCCCGAGATCCGGTTCCAGAAACAGCCGGTGCGGGCCGAGAGCCTCGAGCAGATGTTCGAGCTGGATGCCGCCGACGAGCAGGAGGCGATCGACGTCTACAGCAAGGCCGCCCAGCGCGCGATGGAGGTCGGCGATATCGGCAGCCGGACGCTGTTCGAGAAGATCGTGCTGGACGAGGAAGGCCACAAGGACTGGCTCGACACCCAGCTGGCGCTGATCCGGCGGCTGGGCGAACAGGCCTACAGCGCCAAGCAGGTCTCGGGACCGGGCGCAGGCGAGGACTGA
- the era gene encoding GTPase Era: MSTRSGFVALIGEPNAGKSTLLNRMVGAKVSIVTHKVQTTRARIRGVAMEGDAQIVFVDTPGLFRPRRRLDRAMVAAAWGGAADADIVVLLIEAHRGRTEGVDSILETLHERTAAGQTVALAINKIDRVKAEALLALSADLNAAYPFVRTFMISAEKGHGVDDLRGWLAETLPEGPWLYPEDQIADLPMRMIAAEMTREKLTLRLHQELPYELTVETERWEDRKDGSTRIDQIIYVARDGHKGIVLGHKGETVKAIGQAARAEIAEFLGRNVHLFLQVKVRPNWLDEAERYSEMGLDFRDGN; the protein is encoded by the coding sequence ATGAGCACACGCAGCGGATTCGTCGCCCTGATCGGAGAGCCGAATGCGGGCAAGTCCACCCTGCTGAACCGGATGGTCGGGGCCAAGGTCTCGATCGTCACCCACAAGGTGCAGACCACCCGCGCCCGGATCCGGGGCGTGGCGATGGAGGGCGATGCGCAGATCGTCTTCGTCGACACGCCCGGGCTGTTCCGGCCGCGGCGTCGGCTCGACCGGGCGATGGTTGCCGCCGCCTGGGGGGGCGCCGCCGATGCCGATATCGTGGTGCTGCTGATCGAGGCGCATCGCGGCCGGACCGAGGGGGTCGACAGCATTCTCGAAACGCTGCACGAGCGCACCGCCGCGGGCCAGACCGTGGCGCTTGCCATCAACAAGATCGACCGGGTCAAGGCCGAGGCGCTGCTGGCGCTGTCGGCCGATCTGAACGCGGCCTATCCCTTCGTCCGGACCTTCATGATCTCGGCCGAGAAGGGCCACGGGGTCGACGACCTGCGCGGCTGGCTGGCCGAAACCCTGCCCGAGGGTCCCTGGCTGTATCCCGAGGACCAGATCGCCGATCTGCCGATGCGGATGATCGCGGCCGAGATGACCCGCGAGAAGCTGACGCTGAGGCTGCACCAGGAACTTCCCTACGAGCTGACCGTCGAGACCGAACGCTGGGAAGACCGCAAGGACGGCTCGACCCGGATCGACCAGATCATCTATGTCGCCCGCGACGGCCACAAGGGTATCGTGCTGGGTCACAAGGGCGAGACGGTGAAGGCCATCGGCCAGGCCGCGCGGGCCGAGATCGCCGAGTTCCTCGGGCGCAATGTCCATCTCTTCCTGCAGGTGAAGGTGCGGCCGAACTGGCTGGACGAGGCCGAACGCTATTCCGAGATGGGCCTCGATTTCCGCGACGGAAACTGA
- a CDS encoding pyridoxine 5'-phosphate synthase — protein sequence MTATGCGLRLGVNIDHVATLRNARGAAYPDPLRAALLAEAAGADGITAHLREDRRHIRDADIDALMAGLSVPLNLEMAATDEMQAIALRHRPHAVCLVPERREERTTEGGLDVAGDAARLARFIAPLSGAGCRVSLFIAADAAQVEAAAEVGAAVVELHTGAYCDLHHEGRLAERDAELARLTAMARHAQGLGLEVHAGHGLTYETVAPVAALPEIRELNIGHFLIGEAVFLGLEASIAEMRRRMEAARG from the coding sequence ATGACGGCAACCGGATGCGGGCTCCGGCTCGGGGTGAACATCGATCATGTGGCCACGCTGCGCAACGCCCGCGGCGCGGCCTATCCCGATCCGCTGCGGGCGGCGCTGCTGGCCGAGGCTGCGGGGGCCGACGGCATCACCGCGCATCTGCGCGAGGACCGGCGCCATATCCGGGATGCCGATATCGACGCGCTGATGGCGGGGCTGAGCGTGCCGCTGAACCTTGAGATGGCCGCGACCGACGAGATGCAGGCGATCGCGCTTCGGCATCGCCCGCATGCGGTCTGTCTCGTGCCCGAACGGCGCGAGGAACGCACCACCGAAGGCGGGCTCGACGTGGCGGGCGATGCCGCGCGGCTGGCGCGCTTCATCGCGCCCCTGTCCGGGGCGGGCTGCCGGGTGTCGCTGTTCATCGCCGCCGATGCGGCCCAGGTCGAGGCCGCGGCAGAGGTCGGCGCGGCGGTGGTCGAACTGCATACCGGGGCCTATTGCGATCTGCATCACGAGGGCAGGCTGGCCGAGCGCGATGCCGAGCTTGCGCGGTTGACGGCAATGGCGCGGCATGCGCAGGGGCTGGGGCTCGAGGTGCATGCGGGCCATGGGCTGACCTACGAGACGGTGGCCCCGGTGGCGGCGCTGCCCGAAATCCGCGAACTCAATATCGGGCATTTCCTGATCGGCGAGGCGGTCTTCCTCGGGCTCGAGGCCTCGATTGCCGAGATGCGCCGCCGGATGGAGGCCGCGCGCGGCTAG
- a CDS encoding DUF2062 domain-containing protein has translation MFKRRDKRSVGKLLLDSVYPRGGWGRAAYYISHRLRRLPDTPRKIGRGIFAGVFAVFTPFYGLHFLIAALLAKAMRGNILASLLSTLVGNPLTYVPIGVASLKLGHFLLGTRFDENVDETLVAKFTGAASDLKNNFVALFTDAVPHWARLSTFYHEVFLPYMVGGILLGLVAALISYYVSVPLLSAYQNRRRGRLKKKLSELRASAAAKAEDRG, from the coding sequence GTGTTCAAGCGCCGCGACAAGCGAAGCGTCGGCAAGCTTCTGCTCGACAGCGTCTATCCGCGCGGCGGATGGGGGCGGGCGGCGTATTATATCTCGCACCGCCTGCGTCGCCTGCCCGACACGCCCCGCAAGATCGGGCGCGGCATCTTCGCCGGCGTCTTCGCGGTCTTTACCCCGTTCTACGGCCTGCATTTCCTGATCGCGGCGCTTCTGGCCAAGGCGATGCGCGGCAATATCCTGGCCTCGCTGCTGTCGACGCTGGTCGGCAATCCGCTGACCTATGTGCCGATCGGGGTGGCGTCGCTGAAGCTGGGCCATTTCCTGCTGGGGACGCGCTTCGACGAGAATGTCGACGAGACGCTGGTGGCGAAATTCACCGGGGCGGCCTCGGATCTCAAGAACAACTTCGTTGCGCTTTTCACCGATGCGGTGCCGCATTGGGCGCGGCTGTCGACCTTCTATCACGAGGTCTTCCTGCCCTATATGGTGGGCGGCATCCTGCTTGGCCTGGTCGCGGCGCTGATCTCGTACTATGTCAGTGTGCCGCTGCTGTCGGCCTATCAGAACCGCCGCCGCGGGCGGCTGAAGAAGAAGCTGAGCGAGTTGCGGGCCAGTGCCGCGGCGAAGGCCGAGGATCGCGGCTGA
- a CDS encoding RelA/SpoT family protein, whose translation MIDVEDLISLVRNYNPRTDEDLIRRAYAYGREMHAGQRRRSGEEYFMHPVAVAAILTEQRLDDAAIVTALLHDTVEDTKSTFSEIERLFGREVAELVDGVTKLTNLQLASNETKQAENFRKLFMAMSKDLRVILVKLADRLHNMRTIKSLPIEKQVRKSHETMDIYAPLAGRMGMQWMREELEDLAFRVLNPEARNSIIRRFITLQRESGDVIQKITQDIRKELDREGIEADVFGRAKKPYSIWRKMEEKGQGFSRLSDIYGFRVITQSETQSEGDCYRVLGAIHQRWRAVPGRFKDYISQPKSNGYRSIQTTVSGRDGKRVEVQIRTRQMHEVAESGVAAHWSYRDGVRAENPFAVDPAKWLASLTERFETEDHDEFLEHVKLEMYSDQVFCFTPKGDVIKLPRGATPLDYAYAIHTRIGDSCVGAKVDGIRVPLWTRLKNGQSVEIITAEGQRPQATWIDIVVTGRAKAAIRKSLREEDRERYIKLGRELARVAFEHLGKKSTDKALRTAAKTFGLANANELLARLGSAEMRAQDVVEALYPELANTTGDEIDATRAVIGLSPDESFTRAPCCQPVPGERIVGITYRGRGVVVHAIDCPVLEKFEEQPDRWIDLHWHSGKHPAVHNVGFLLTIRNDAGVLGRICTLIGEQKANISDMEFVDKKPDFYRLLVQVDLRDVEHLHTVMTALEAESDVAELERYRDPARTM comes from the coding sequence ATGATCGACGTCGAAGACCTGATCTCGCTGGTCCGCAACTATAATCCCCGTACGGACGAAGACCTGATCCGCCGCGCCTATGCCTATGGGCGCGAGATGCATGCCGGGCAGCGGCGCCGGTCGGGCGAGGAATATTTCATGCATCCGGTCGCGGTCGCCGCGATCCTGACCGAGCAGCGGCTGGACGACGCGGCCATCGTCACGGCGCTGCTGCATGACACCGTCGAGGACACCAAGTCCACCTTCTCCGAGATCGAGCGGCTGTTCGGCCGCGAGGTGGCCGAGCTGGTCGATGGCGTGACCAAGCTGACCAATCTGCAACTGGCCTCGAACGAGACCAAGCAGGCCGAGAACTTCCGCAAGCTGTTCATGGCGATGTCGAAGGATCTGCGGGTGATTCTGGTCAAGCTCGCGGACCGGCTGCACAACATGCGGACGATCAAGTCGCTGCCGATCGAGAAGCAGGTCCGCAAGAGCCACGAGACCATGGATATCTACGCGCCGCTTGCCGGCCGGATGGGCATGCAGTGGATGCGCGAGGAGCTGGAAGACCTGGCCTTCCGGGTGCTGAATCCCGAGGCGCGCAACTCGATCATCCGCCGCTTCATCACGCTGCAGCGCGAATCGGGCGACGTGATCCAGAAGATCACCCAGGACATCCGCAAGGAGCTGGATCGCGAGGGGATCGAGGCCGACGTGTTCGGCCGCGCCAAGAAGCCCTATTCGATCTGGCGCAAGATGGAGGAGAAGGGCCAGGGCTTTTCCCGGCTGTCCGATATTTACGGCTTTCGCGTCATCACCCAGAGCGAAACCCAGAGCGAGGGTGACTGCTACCGGGTTCTGGGGGCGATCCACCAGCGCTGGCGGGCGGTGCCGGGCCGGTTCAAGGACTATATCAGCCAGCCCAAGTCGAATGGCTACCGCTCGATCCAGACCACGGTGTCGGGGCGCGACGGCAAGCGGGTCGAGGTGCAGATCCGCACCCGGCAGATGCATGAGGTGGCCGAATCGGGCGTCGCCGCGCACTGGTCCTATCGCGACGGCGTCCGGGCCGAGAACCCGTTCGCGGTCGATCCGGCGAAATGGCTGGCCTCGCTGACCGAGCGGTTCGAGACCGAGGACCATGACGAGTTTCTCGAGCATGTGAAGCTCGAGATGTACTCCGACCAGGTGTTCTGCTTCACGCCCAAGGGCGATGTGATCAAGCTGCCCCGGGGCGCGACGCCGCTGGATTATGCCTATGCGATCCACACCCGGATCGGCGACAGCTGCGTCGGCGCCAAGGTCGACGGCATCAGGGTGCCGCTCTGGACGCGGCTGAAGAACGGCCAGTCGGTCGAGATCATCACCGCCGAGGGTCAGCGCCCGCAGGCGACCTGGATCGACATCGTCGTCACCGGCCGTGCCAAGGCCGCGATCCGCAAGTCGCTGCGCGAGGAAGACCGCGAACGCTATATCAAGCTCGGCCGCGAGCTGGCGCGGGTGGCCTTCGAGCATCTGGGCAAGAAATCCACCGACAAGGCGCTGCGGACCGCGGCCAAAACCTTCGGCCTGGCCAATGCGAACGAGCTTCTGGCCCGGCTCGGCTCCGCCGAGATGCGGGCCCAGGACGTGGTCGAGGCGCTTTATCCCGAACTGGCCAACACCACCGGCGACGAGATCGACGCGACCCGCGCGGTGATCGGCCTCTCGCCCGACGAATCCTTTACCCGGGCGCCCTGCTGCCAGCCGGTGCCGGGCGAGCGCATCGTCGGCATCACCTATCGCGGCCGGGGCGTGGTCGTGCATGCGATCGACTGCCCGGTGCTGGAGAAATTCGAGGAACAGCCCGACCGCTGGATCGACCTGCACTGGCATTCGGGCAAGCATCCGGCGGTGCACAATGTCGGCTTCCTGCTGACGATCCGGAACGATGCCGGTGTGCTGGGCCGGATCTGCACGTTGATCGGCGAACAGAAGGCCAATATTTCCGACATGGAATTCGTCGACAAGAAGCCAGATTTTTACCGCTTGCTGGTTCAAGTGGATTTGCGGGACGTCGAGCATCTTCACACCGTGATGACTGCCCTTGAGGCCGAAAGCGACGTGGCCGAGTTGGAAAGATACCGAGACCCCGCGCGCACGATGTAA
- the rpoZ gene encoding DNA-directed RNA polymerase subunit omega, producing MARVTVEDCVDKVPNRFELVMLAAHRAREVTSGASLTVDRDNDKNPVVALREIADETQLADDLRERMIEAHQTQIEVDEPEEDSMALLMGGAASEPDRPADDDMSEEKLLRALMEAQGQR from the coding sequence ATGGCCCGCGTGACGGTCGAAGATTGTGTCGACAAGGTACCGAACCGGTTCGAGCTGGTGATGCTTGCCGCCCATCGCGCCCGCGAGGTGACGTCGGGTGCCAGCCTCACCGTGGACCGCGACAACGACAAGAACCCGGTCGTCGCCCTGCGCGAGATCGCCGACGAGACCCAGCTGGCCGACGATCTGCGCGAGCGGATGATCGAGGCGCATCAGACCCAGATCGAGGTCGATGAGCCCGAAGAGGATTCGATGGCGCTGCTGATGGGCGGTGCGGCCAGCGAACCCGACCGTCCGGCGGATGACGACATGTCGGAAGAGAAGCTCCTGCGCGCTCTGATGGAAGCCCAGGGTCAAAGGTAG
- the folK gene encoding 2-amino-4-hydroxy-6-hydroxymethyldihydropteridine diphosphokinase: MPQPEKSTPHRPKGLLALGGNVGSGAGAPEATLAAGLVALDSESVRVTKISKFYHTPSMPEGSGPEFVNAVVEIATDLPANALLARLHEIEARFGRERRVRWAPRTLDLDLLDLDGAVLPDAAIQARWMGLAPEAQAREIPDRTILPHPRIQDRGFVLVPLAEIAPDWRHPVSGRTAQEMLAALPAAEIARISPFAGPWAGVSALVKSYPSP, encoded by the coding sequence ATGCCGCAACCTGAAAAATCAACGCCACACAGGCCAAAAGGCCTGCTTGCGCTCGGTGGCAATGTCGGATCCGGAGCGGGGGCGCCCGAAGCGACCCTTGCGGCAGGTCTTGTCGCGCTTGACAGCGAATCGGTCCGGGTCACGAAAATCAGCAAATTCTATCACACGCCCAGCATGCCGGAAGGGTCCGGACCCGAATTCGTGAACGCAGTTGTCGAGATCGCGACCGATCTTCCCGCCAATGCCTTGCTGGCCCGGCTGCACGAGATCGAGGCGCGTTTCGGCCGGGAACGCCGCGTCCGCTGGGCGCCGCGCACGCTCGATCTCGACCTGCTCGACCTGGATGGCGCCGTGTTGCCCGATGCCGCCATCCAGGCGCGCTGGATGGGGCTGGCGCCGGAGGCGCAGGCCCGCGAGATCCCAGACCGCACGATCCTGCCGCATCCGCGGATCCAGGATCGCGGTTTCGTGCTGGTGCCGCTGGCCGAGATCGCGCCGGACTGGCGCCATCCGGTCTCGGGCCGGACCGCGCAGGAGATGCTGGCCGCCCTTCCCGCGGCCGAAATCGCGCGCATTTCGCCGTTTGCCGGGCCGTGGGCAGGTGTATCCGCTCTTGTCAAGAGCTATCCAAGTCCATAG
- a CDS encoding NYN domain-containing protein: MFYRDERLALFIDGSNLYAAAKALGFDIDYKLLRQEFMRRGKLLRAFYYTALLENDDYSPIRPLVDWLNYNGFTMVTKPAKEYTDSQGRRKVKGNMDIELTVDAMELAPRVDHVVLFSGDGDFKPLIESLQRQGVRVSVVSTIRSQPPMIADELRRQADNFIELDELKEVIGRPPREPRAEPRSEAAQND, from the coding sequence ATGTTTTACAGAGACGAGCGCTTGGCGCTATTCATCGACGGATCGAACCTCTATGCGGCCGCGAAGGCGCTGGGATTCGACATCGACTACAAACTCCTCCGACAGGAATTCATGCGCAGAGGCAAGCTCTTGCGGGCGTTCTACTACACTGCGCTCCTGGAAAACGACGACTACTCTCCGATTCGGCCGCTTGTCGACTGGCTGAACTACAACGGCTTCACCATGGTGACGAAGCCCGCGAAGGAATACACTGACAGCCAGGGCCGCCGGAAGGTCAAGGGCAACATGGATATCGAACTGACCGTCGATGCCATGGAGCTTGCGCCGCGGGTCGATCATGTCGTGCTGTTCTCGGGCGATGGCGATTTCAAGCCGCTGATCGAGAGCCTCCAGCGCCAAGGCGTCCGGGTGTCGGTGGTTTCGACCATCCGCAGCCAGCCGCCGATGATCGCCGACGAGCTTCGCCGTCAGGCCGACAATTTCATCGAGCTGGACGAGCTGAAAGAGGTGATCGGTCGCCCCCCGCGCGAACCTCGCGCCGAACCGCGCTCGGAAGCCGCCCAGAACGACTGA
- a CDS encoding YqaA family protein, which produces MPASSLLLQLFALFAAAFGAATVLPFQSEVVFVGLQLAGQIGIGWLILVASIGNVLGAVVNYLLGRGIERFRHRRWFPASEAQLYRAQRWYRRWGVWTLLLSWAPFGDAFTVVAGMMRTPVWLFVLLVTLAKTGRYAALAWATAAATG; this is translated from the coding sequence ATGCCCGCCTCGAGCCTCCTGCTTCAGCTTTTCGCGCTCTTTGCCGCCGCATTCGGCGCGGCCACCGTCCTGCCGTTCCAGTCCGAGGTGGTGTTTGTCGGGCTGCAGCTGGCCGGGCAGATCGGCATCGGCTGGCTGATCCTGGTCGCCAGCATCGGCAACGTGCTGGGCGCGGTCGTGAACTACCTGCTCGGCCGCGGCATCGAGCGGTTCCGCCACCGCCGCTGGTTCCCCGCCAGCGAGGCCCAGCTTTACCGGGCCCAGCGCTGGTACCGGCGCTGGGGAGTCTGGACGCTGCTGCTGAGCTGGGCACCCTTCGGCGATGCCTTCACCGTGGTCGCGGGCATGATGCGCACGCCGGTCTGGCTGTTCGTGCTGCTGGTCACGCTGGCCAAGACCGGGCGATATGCCGCGCTTGCCTGGGCCACAGCGGCGGCTACGGGCTGA